In Selenomonas sp. TAMA-11512, a genomic segment contains:
- a CDS encoding endonuclease MutS2: MEQETRNILAYDKICEMLERHAGSILGKEKARAMEPETTLSEALRRLDETDEAIRIVGVQSPPFGGIFDLRPTIHRAQLGAVIELGEFADVLSTMRAMRSVKRYFKELEIEAPILKSRAIRIEILGEFERSLSETIDERGMMADTASVELSRIRRDLRNLQGRIKERMNSILHNAQYQKFFQDAIITIRDARYVIPVKQEYRHAFPGIVHDQSATGATLYIEPMPLVEDNNKVRELEAAERNEAERILRRLSDTLRKVKEPMTENTEILAGLDFVFAKARMANDMRAVRPVLNDTGRTSIQAARHPLLDPETVVPIDITLGESYRMLLITGPNTGGKTVSLKTLGLLAMMAQSGCYVPTAASAEMAVYPHIYAVIGDEQSMEQSLSTFSGHMKHIVELLGKAERQDLLLFDEIGSGTDPEEGAALAMAILEELLEIGVSAAATTHYSDLKTFAYTTEGVENASVEFDVETLRPTYRLLIGTPGASNAFAISRRLGLSEGILQRAEAHLKEEHARFEDVVNQLDRERRFYEERSSDIEETRQRIEKLEAKLVAERDGLAKRKEETLRKARQEGASLVRKARREAEELIKELKEQFNDQGIAKRQKAMEEARRKLKERDEDLQPGLVAGKTYKKPVNLEEIKPGDIVYVRRLDQKATVTAVQGKELELSLGTLKMMMKAKECRFVEHAKPEHSAARNVSEKRGTANALAKTANAHPEIDLRGMMVDEAEEALDKYIDDALLAGLSSVRVIHGLGTGALRKGVQEYLKKHKNVVRFQYAAQNEGGLGATNVELL; this comes from the coding sequence ATGGAGCAAGAAACAAGAAATATACTGGCCTATGACAAGATATGCGAGATGCTTGAGCGCCATGCAGGCTCCATTCTCGGAAAAGAAAAGGCGCGTGCAATGGAGCCGGAAACAACGCTTTCCGAGGCGCTCCGGCGCCTTGATGAAACCGATGAAGCAATCCGTATTGTGGGGGTTCAATCGCCCCCCTTTGGAGGCATCTTCGATCTGCGGCCGACCATTCATCGGGCGCAGCTGGGGGCGGTCATTGAACTTGGCGAGTTTGCAGATGTGCTTTCGACCATGCGGGCCATGCGAAGCGTTAAGCGCTATTTCAAGGAGCTGGAGATCGAAGCTCCGATTTTGAAAAGTCGGGCAATACGCATAGAGATTCTGGGAGAATTTGAGCGAAGCCTCTCGGAGACTATTGATGAACGAGGCATGATGGCGGATACGGCAAGTGTTGAGCTTTCGCGCATTCGTCGAGACCTCAGAAACCTGCAGGGACGCATCAAAGAGCGCATGAACAGCATTCTCCATAACGCGCAGTATCAAAAATTCTTTCAGGATGCCATTATTACCATTCGAGACGCCCGCTATGTCATTCCGGTCAAACAGGAATATCGCCATGCTTTCCCGGGCATCGTGCACGATCAGTCCGCGACCGGCGCCACGTTGTACATTGAGCCGATGCCGCTTGTGGAAGACAACAACAAGGTGCGGGAGCTTGAAGCGGCGGAGCGAAACGAAGCGGAGCGCATACTGCGGAGGCTTTCGGATACCTTGCGAAAAGTGAAAGAGCCGATGACGGAGAACACGGAAATTCTCGCCGGGCTGGATTTCGTCTTTGCAAAAGCCCGCATGGCAAATGATATGCGGGCTGTAAGACCGGTGCTCAATGATACGGGCAGGACGAGCATCCAGGCGGCGCGGCATCCGCTGCTCGATCCGGAGACGGTCGTCCCGATTGATATCACACTCGGCGAATCCTATCGCATGCTGCTCATCACGGGGCCCAATACGGGAGGCAAGACGGTCAGCTTGAAGACGCTGGGCCTCCTTGCGATGATGGCGCAATCCGGCTGCTATGTTCCGACTGCGGCAAGTGCGGAAATGGCTGTCTATCCGCATATATACGCCGTAATCGGTGACGAACAGAGCATGGAGCAGAGCCTATCCACGTTTTCAGGCCATATGAAGCATATCGTTGAACTCCTGGGAAAAGCGGAGCGGCAGGATCTGCTGCTCTTTGATGAAATCGGCTCGGGTACAGACCCGGAAGAAGGGGCTGCGCTTGCCATGGCGATTCTGGAGGAACTTCTTGAAATCGGCGTGTCCGCGGCTGCCACAACGCATTACTCCGACCTCAAGACGTTTGCCTACACGACCGAGGGCGTGGAAAATGCAAGCGTTGAGTTTGACGTGGAGACGCTGCGCCCGACGTATCGGCTCCTTATAGGAACCCCCGGCGCCAGCAATGCCTTTGCCATCAGTCGGCGGCTCGGACTTTCCGAGGGGATTCTGCAGCGCGCGGAAGCGCATCTGAAGGAAGAGCATGCCCGTTTTGAAGATGTCGTGAATCAATTGGATCGTGAGCGCCGTTTCTATGAAGAGCGGAGCAGCGATATCGAAGAAACGCGGCAGCGCATCGAGAAGCTGGAAGCAAAGCTTGTCGCAGAGCGCGACGGTCTCGCGAAGCGAAAGGAAGAAACGCTGCGCAAAGCGCGCCAGGAAGGCGCCTCACTTGTACGAAAAGCAAGACGTGAAGCGGAAGAGCTCATCAAAGAGCTCAAGGAACAGTTTAACGACCAGGGCATCGCGAAGCGGCAAAAGGCGATGGAAGAGGCGAGACGCAAGCTGAAAGAACGCGATGAAGACCTGCAGCCGGGGCTTGTCGCGGGGAAAACGTATAAGAAACCGGTCAATCTCGAGGAAATCAAGCCGGGAGACATCGTCTACGTGCGAAGGCTCGATCAGAAGGCCACCGTCACAGCTGTACAGGGGAAAGAGCTTGAGCTTAGTCTCGGAACACTCAAAATGATGATGAAGGCAAAAGAATGTCGATTTGTTGAGCATGCAAAACCGGAACATTCTGCCGCGCGTAATGTCTCGGAAAAAAGAGGAACAGCCAATGCGCTTGCAAAGACGGCAAATGCGCATCCGGAAATCGATCTGCGCGGCATGATGGTTGATGAGGCGGAAGAAGCCCTGGATAAATACATCGACGATGCTCTGCTGGCGGGTCTGTCGAGTGTGCGCGTCATCCATGGACTGGGGACGGGGGCTCTCCGTAAAGGCGTGCAGGAATACCTGAAAAAGCATAAAAATGTTGTGCGTTTTCAGTACGCGGCACAAAATGAGGGCGGTCTCGGAGCAACAAATGTGGAGCTGCTTTGA
- a CDS encoding HlyD family efflux transporter periplasmic adaptor subunit — protein MKKKIFVLLVILVGFAAGYIYWQNSCKEPETLTLHGNVDLREVTIAFRESDRIKEILVEEGDRVKADDVLARLENRELMINLAKARAQVSNDENTLLRLQNGTREEEKAQARAKVEQARAAAMDADMTYRRNLAVYQSTEGVSRQTVDRAKATRDARYAELHETEAALEQAENGPRVEDIRAAEAKLAYAKGEAERLEYLLGEYELRAPSDGVIRSRLLEVGAMAGPGAPVFKLSLDDKKWVRAYVQEKDFSKIYEGKAVMIYVDSLDEPVRGQIGYISNTAEFTPKNIETEELRTALVYEIRIFVNDAENVLRMGMPVTVKVK, from the coding sequence GTGAAGAAAAAAATATTCGTCTTGCTGGTAATTCTCGTCGGCTTTGCAGCAGGATATATCTATTGGCAGAACTCGTGCAAGGAGCCGGAAACGCTGACCCTACATGGCAATGTTGACCTGCGTGAGGTGACGATTGCATTCCGTGAGAGTGACCGTATCAAAGAGATTCTGGTTGAAGAGGGAGACAGAGTTAAGGCCGATGACGTGCTGGCACGACTTGAGAACCGTGAGCTGATGATAAACCTAGCCAAGGCGCGCGCTCAGGTATCGAATGATGAAAACACCCTCCTGCGGCTTCAAAACGGCACACGGGAAGAGGAAAAGGCACAGGCGAGGGCAAAGGTCGAACAGGCAAGAGCGGCGGCAATGGATGCCGATATGACGTATCGGCGCAATCTCGCAGTTTATCAGAGTACGGAAGGGGTGAGCCGTCAGACGGTTGATCGTGCGAAGGCGACGAGGGATGCGCGATATGCGGAGCTTCATGAAACCGAGGCGGCACTGGAGCAAGCGGAAAACGGTCCTCGTGTTGAGGATATTCGAGCAGCGGAGGCAAAGCTCGCCTATGCGAAAGGAGAGGCAGAGCGTCTAGAGTATCTATTGGGTGAGTATGAATTGCGAGCGCCTTCCGACGGCGTCATCCGATCGAGACTTCTCGAGGTCGGGGCGATGGCAGGTCCCGGTGCCCCGGTCTTTAAACTGTCTTTGGACGATAAAAAATGGGTCAGAGCCTATGTGCAGGAGAAGGATTTTTCAAAGATATACGAAGGTAAAGCAGTAATGATTTACGTGGATAGTCTTGATGAGCCTGTCCGTGGACAAATTGGATACATCTCCAATACGGCAGAGTTTACACCGAAAAATATTGAGACGGAGGAATTGCGGACAGCGCTCGTCTATGAAATTCGCATCTTCGTAAACGATGCAGAGAATGTCCTTCGGATGGGGATGCCTGTGACGGTGAAGGTGAAGTAG
- a CDS encoding ABC transporter permease → MDGVRRFLALVTKEYLELKRDKSSLLLGIVLPCVLIVIIGSGLSLDVKNVPTAIVLEDTSPTARNAIRFVDGSEYFSPYYVTSRHEAEELMEERAVSAMLIVPSDFSEKRARGEAELQILLNGTEATTAMSAGSYLKAAVLAIVQREAIAAGSGGISIISRVWFNDANTSAWFFIPGLLMIILTIVGILLTSVVMAKEWERGTFESVFVTPVRVWEIILAKIVPYFSIAMIGLVFSLVVGVTLYDLPMRGSLVFTLLASMLFLLVALGIGLCISAVTKNQFLACQVSLLLGFLPSVMLSGFLFDLQSEPMAIQIVSRFLPTTYYLEVLKSLLLGGNYYPLIVRNISILAGYACLFFCIAFKITRKEVA, encoded by the coding sequence ATGGACGGGGTGCGTAGATTTCTGGCATTGGTAACAAAAGAATACTTGGAGCTGAAGCGGGATAAAAGCAGTCTGCTGCTGGGAATTGTCCTGCCCTGTGTACTCATCGTCATCATCGGCAGCGGTCTTTCACTGGATGTGAAGAATGTGCCGACGGCAATCGTGTTGGAGGACACTTCTCCGACAGCAAGAAATGCCATTCGATTTGTCGACGGCTCGGAGTATTTTTCTCCCTACTATGTGACAAGTCGTCATGAAGCGGAGGAGCTGATGGAAGAGCGTGCCGTAAGTGCGATGCTCATTGTTCCGAGTGATTTTAGTGAGAAGCGGGCACGAGGTGAGGCTGAGCTGCAGATTCTTCTCAATGGCACAGAGGCAACGACGGCAATGTCTGCAGGCAGCTATCTTAAGGCGGCTGTTCTGGCGATTGTGCAAAGAGAGGCCATTGCAGCCGGAAGCGGCGGCATCAGCATTATTTCGCGCGTTTGGTTCAACGACGCCAATACGAGTGCGTGGTTTTTTATTCCGGGGTTGCTCATGATTATCCTGACCATCGTCGGTATCCTTCTCACGTCTGTCGTCATGGCAAAGGAGTGGGAAAGGGGGACATTTGAATCCGTTTTTGTGACGCCTGTTCGCGTTTGGGAGATTATTCTGGCAAAAATCGTTCCCTATTTCAGTATTGCGATGATCGGTCTTGTTTTTTCTTTGGTGGTGGGAGTCACGCTCTATGATCTTCCCATGCGTGGATCACTCGTCTTTACCCTGCTCGCTTCCATGCTCTTTCTCCTAGTCGCACTTGGCATAGGACTTTGCATATCCGCTGTGACGAAGAACCAGTTTCTTGCCTGTCAGGTCTCCTTGCTTTTGGGATTTCTTCCGAGCGTCATGCTGTCAGGTTTTCTTTTTGACCTGCAGTCAGAGCCGATGGCGATACAGATTGTGAGCCGATTTCTTCCGACGACATACTACCTTGAAGTATTGAAAAGTCTGTTGCTTGGCGGAAATTACTATCCTTTGATTGTGCGAAACATCTCTATTTTGGCCGGCTATGCGTGTTTGTTTTTTTGCATTGCCTTTAAAATCACGCGAAAAGAGGTGGCATAA
- a CDS encoding ATP-binding cassette domain-containing protein translates to MHTYILHAANVTKTFRTKRGEVHALKGVSMSLEEGSLTAMVGPDGAGKTTFIRMVTGLLAPDTGSIIVDGIHVAKEPQRVQDILSYMPQKFGLYENLTVEENINFYADLHNVSKEEREKRFPRLLTMAGLESFTGRLAGKLSGGMKQKLALITALVRKPRLLLLDEPSVGVDPLSRRELWEILHELKESEKLTILVSTAYRDECEQGDMVHVFIEGEIIASDTPNGIREVLDRRVFGTAQEKAVIRGVSCGSLRSTDSVISVRHLVKRFNDFTAVANTSFDVRAGEIFGLLGANGAGKTTTFRMLCGLLEATEGELYVKGIDMRKKRREGRKYLGYVSQKFSLYDGLSVQENLVFFGGAYGLFGEALAQRIEEVAEEFDLKERMEEAAGDIPMGFRQRLAMSAALLHNPEILFLDEPTSGIDPLERIAFWKEIKRLQENGKTVIVTTHFMDEAEYCDRILIQDHGRVLALGSPREVRGQYDLLDENMNDVFIEIIERERRGE, encoded by the coding sequence ATGCATACGTATATACTCCATGCAGCAAACGTTACAAAGACGTTTCGTACAAAACGGGGTGAGGTTCATGCTCTGAAAGGTGTTTCAATGTCTCTTGAAGAGGGCTCGCTTACAGCGATGGTGGGGCCTGACGGAGCAGGGAAGACGACGTTTATACGAATGGTGACAGGACTCCTGGCACCGGATACCGGATCGATAATCGTCGATGGCATCCATGTGGCAAAAGAGCCGCAGCGTGTGCAGGATATCCTAAGCTATATGCCGCAGAAGTTCGGGCTCTATGAAAACCTTACCGTCGAGGAAAATATCAATTTTTATGCCGATCTGCATAATGTGTCAAAAGAAGAGCGGGAAAAAAGGTTTCCACGTCTTTTAACGATGGCGGGACTGGAGTCTTTCACAGGGAGATTGGCGGGAAAGCTTTCCGGCGGCATGAAGCAGAAACTTGCTCTCATTACAGCGCTTGTCCGCAAACCGCGGCTGCTGCTTCTTGATGAGCCCAGTGTCGGTGTCGATCCGCTGAGTCGGCGGGAGCTGTGGGAGATATTGCACGAGCTGAAGGAAAGTGAAAAGCTTACAATTTTGGTCAGTACCGCCTATCGCGATGAATGTGAGCAGGGGGATATGGTACACGTTTTTATAGAGGGAGAGATCATCGCAAGTGATACACCAAATGGAATCAGGGAGGTGCTGGATAGGCGTGTATTCGGTACAGCGCAGGAGAAAGCGGTGATTCGCGGCGTTTCTTGCGGTTCACTTCGATCGACAGATTCCGTTATTTCCGTTCGTCATCTTGTCAAACGCTTTAATGACTTTACTGCCGTGGCGAATACATCCTTTGATGTACGTGCAGGTGAAATCTTCGGGCTTCTGGGGGCGAACGGCGCGGGGAAAACGACGACCTTTCGCATGCTTTGCGGTCTTTTGGAGGCGACGGAAGGAGAGCTGTATGTCAAGGGGATCGATATGCGAAAAAAACGACGAGAGGGACGAAAGTATCTCGGTTATGTTTCGCAGAAGTTCTCGTTGTATGACGGACTCTCGGTACAGGAGAACCTTGTGTTTTTCGGTGGCGCCTACGGGCTCTTCGGGGAGGCCCTTGCGCAGCGTATTGAAGAGGTTGCCGAGGAGTTTGATCTCAAAGAACGCATGGAAGAGGCGGCCGGAGATATCCCTATGGGATTTCGACAGAGACTTGCCATGTCGGCAGCGCTTCTTCACAATCCGGAGATTTTATTTCTTGACGAACCGACGAGCGGTATTGATCCTCTGGAGCGTATTGCCTTTTGGAAAGAGATAAAAAGACTGCAGGAAAATGGGAAGACAGTTATTGTCACGACGCATTTTATGGACGAGGCGGAGTATTGCGACCGCATACTGATACAAGATCACGGTCGTGTCCTCGCTCTTGGAAGTCCTCGAGAGGTTAGAGGGCAATACGATCTTTTAGATGAAAATATGAATGATGTATTCATTGAAATCATCGAGCGAGAAAGGAGGGGTGAATGA
- a CDS encoding glutaredoxin, with translation MKKITMIHMEGCPYCQNAFRAIDELKSEMPVYGDLVIETINETKTPELTKPYAGAYYYVPSIFVDGQKAYEAQPGQGYEEIKAHVKEAFEAAR, from the coding sequence ATGAAGAAAATCACCATGATACACATGGAAGGATGCCCATATTGCCAAAATGCGTTTCGGGCGATCGATGAGCTGAAGAGCGAGATGCCTGTCTATGGCGATCTGGTCATCGAAACCATCAATGAGACAAAGACACCGGAACTGACAAAGCCATATGCAGGGGCGTATTACTACGTGCCGAGCATCTTTGTCGACGGGCAAAAGGCATATGAGGCGCAGCCGGGGCAGGGATATGAAGAAATCAAGGCGCATGTCAAAGAAGCCTTTGAAGCTGCGCGCTGA